A window of the Streptomyces sp. NBC_00250 genome harbors these coding sequences:
- a CDS encoding protein-tyrosine phosphatase family protein has product MTEPWQESAPGVLRLPSGRLVRGRALRHPLPGGTRPTYAVHLLGRKPPEVPWESVWLRWPDFRLPTDRDRARAVLTDAWERAAEERVEVACGGGRGRTGTALACLAVLDGVPADEAVDHVRRHYDRHAVETPWQRRYVRRFSS; this is encoded by the coding sequence ATGACCGAACCCTGGCAGGAGTCGGCCCCCGGCGTCCTGAGACTCCCTTCCGGACGGCTGGTGCGCGGCCGCGCCCTGCGCCACCCGCTGCCCGGCGGGACCCGCCCGACCTACGCCGTCCACCTGCTCGGCAGGAAGCCGCCCGAGGTCCCGTGGGAGTCGGTGTGGCTCCGCTGGCCGGACTTCCGCCTCCCCACCGACCGGGACAGGGCCCGCGCCGTCCTCACCGATGCCTGGGAGCGCGCCGCGGAGGAACGGGTCGAGGTCGCCTGCGGAGGCGGGCGGGGCCGTACCGGAACTGCCCTGGCCTGCCTCGCCGTCCTCGACGGAGTCCCGGCCGACGAGGCCGTCGACCACGTCCGCCGCCACTACGACCGGCACGCCGTGGAGACCCCCTGGCAGCGCCGCTACGTCCGTCGCTTCAGCTCTTGA
- a CDS encoding dienelactone hydrolase family protein: MAEVLLFHHALGLTEGVGAFAGELRRAGHTVHTPDLYEGRTFTDLEAGVGYAQEIGFGALVARGERAAAELPEEIVYAGFSLGAVPAQKLAQTRAGALGALLFSACLPVTEFGAAWPAGVPAQVHGMDADPFFVEEGDLAAARALVADATDRRLFLYPGSSHLFAERGGSSYVPEAAALCVERAVCFLDGVKS; the protein is encoded by the coding sequence ATGGCTGAGGTTCTGCTCTTCCACCACGCTCTCGGGCTGACCGAGGGCGTCGGCGCGTTCGCCGGGGAGCTGCGCCGGGCGGGGCACACCGTGCACACGCCCGACCTGTACGAGGGGCGTACGTTCACCGATCTGGAGGCCGGCGTCGGGTACGCCCAGGAGATCGGCTTCGGCGCCTTGGTCGCGCGCGGCGAGCGGGCCGCGGCCGAGCTGCCCGAGGAGATCGTCTACGCCGGGTTCTCCCTCGGAGCGGTGCCCGCCCAGAAGCTGGCGCAGACCCGGGCCGGGGCGCTCGGCGCGCTGCTGTTCAGTGCCTGCCTGCCGGTGACGGAGTTCGGCGCGGCCTGGCCGGCGGGCGTCCCCGCGCAGGTGCACGGGATGGACGCCGATCCGTTCTTCGTCGAGGAGGGCGATCTGGCGGCGGCCCGCGCGCTGGTCGCGGACGCGACGGACCGGAGGCTGTTCCTGTATCCGGGGAGTTCGCACCTGTTCGCGGAGCGCGGCGGGTCGTCCTACGTTCCGGAGGCGGCCGCGCTGTGCGTGGAGCGGGCGGTGTGCTTCCTGGACGGCGTCAAGAGCTGA